A single window of Candidatus Binatia bacterium DNA harbors:
- a CDS encoding PadR family transcriptional regulator → MSVKHIVLGLLEHGPAHGYRLRERLNRSFLAGRELEPSHVYALLAELARAGLVVAVDEDPPSRRRRRCYALTDAGREVLRRWLVDEPACRAFVARPLLIRVALAAHLGERLDAKLLRAERRARERLVRELRDERRGSTLERLADLRTLAHLADLRTLAHLEAELELLGELEAFADAARGERPVSSRPAASGSR, encoded by the coding sequence ATGTCCGTCAAGCACATCGTCCTCGGCCTTCTCGAGCACGGCCCGGCGCACGGCTATCGGCTGCGCGAGCGCCTGAATCGCTCCTTTCTCGCGGGTCGCGAGCTCGAGCCGTCGCACGTCTACGCGCTGCTCGCGGAGCTCGCGCGCGCCGGGCTCGTGGTCGCGGTCGACGAAGATCCGCCGTCGCGGCGTCGGCGTCGGTGCTACGCGCTCACCGACGCGGGACGCGAGGTGCTGCGGCGCTGGCTCGTCGACGAGCCCGCGTGCCGCGCGTTCGTCGCGCGTCCGCTGCTGATCAGGGTCGCGCTCGCCGCACACCTGGGCGAGCGTCTCGACGCGAAGCTCCTGCGTGCCGAGCGCCGCGCGCGCGAGCGGCTCGTGCGCGAGCTGCGCGACGAGCGTCGCGGGTCGACGCTCGAGCGCCTCGCAGACCTGCGCACGCTCGCTCACCTCGCGGACCTGCGCACGCTCGCGCACCTGGAGGCCGAGCTCGAGCTGCTCGGCGAGCTCGAAGCGTTCGCGGACGCGGCTCGGGGCGAGCGTCCCGTCAGCTCTCGGCCGGCGGCGTCAGGATCTCGATGA
- a CDS encoding LysR family transcriptional regulator — translation MHIETLKVFCDLVDTGSFSVAAAQNFVTQSAVSQQIRTLETRYGRKLVERAKRRVRPTPAGEIFYEISKEIVTRYQDLEGRLQAFANIVAGTVRVATVHSVGLYEFSDELKRYVKAYPNVNVRLEYKKSNQIYEDVLSGTLDVGVIAYPSKRPQIRLIPFREDRLVLICSPAHPFAKQKTISIKKLEGQNFVGFEKDIPTHKAIERALQKHGIRVHYVAEVDNIEVIKRIVEVGTGISIAPEPAVRPEVRNKTLVAIPLSDETFLRPLGIIYKEGRHFSPAAEKFIEILTPPAES, via the coding sequence ATGCACATCGAGACCCTCAAGGTCTTCTGCGACCTCGTCGACACGGGCAGCTTCTCCGTCGCGGCCGCGCAGAACTTCGTCACCCAGTCCGCCGTCAGCCAGCAGATCCGGACGCTCGAGACGCGCTACGGCCGCAAGCTCGTCGAGCGCGCCAAGCGGCGCGTCCGCCCGACGCCGGCGGGCGAGATCTTCTACGAGATCTCGAAGGAGATCGTCACCCGCTACCAGGACCTCGAAGGCCGCCTGCAGGCGTTCGCCAACATCGTCGCCGGCACGGTGCGCGTCGCGACGGTGCACTCGGTCGGGCTCTACGAGTTCTCGGACGAGCTCAAGCGGTACGTGAAGGCCTACCCGAACGTGAACGTTCGGCTCGAGTACAAGAAGTCGAACCAGATCTACGAGGACGTGCTCTCCGGCACGCTCGACGTCGGCGTCATCGCGTACCCGAGCAAGCGCCCGCAGATCCGCCTGATCCCGTTCCGCGAGGACCGTCTGGTGCTGATCTGCAGCCCGGCGCACCCGTTCGCGAAGCAGAAGACGATCTCGATCAAGAAGCTCGAGGGCCAGAACTTCGTCGGCTTCGAGAAGGACATCCCGACGCACAAGGCGATCGAGCGCGCGCTGCAGAAGCACGGCATCCGCGTGCACTACGTCGCCGAGGTCGACAACATCGAGGTCATCAAGCGGATCGTCGAGGTCGGCACGGGGATCTCGATCGCACCCGAGCCCGCGGTGCGTCCCGAGGTGCGCAACAAGACGCTGGTCGCGATCCCGCTGAGCGACGAGACGTTCCTCCGCCCGCTCGGGATCATCTACAAGGAAGGCCGGCACTTCTCGCCCGCCGCCGAGAAGTTCATCGAGATCCTGACGCCGCCGGCCGAGAGCTGA
- a CDS encoding fatty acid desaturase yields MLDLLTFSMHDLVLALITVFITVQIATLCTTIYLHRSLSHRAVTLAPSVRFVMRLLIWLTTGIEPRQWAAVHRKHHKFADAEGDPHSPYVHGFWQIQLLNYAYYRREAANPETIARYTKDITDDRWDRLFSNSWLGLGLFAGMLMLAFGPLLGLIAFGLHVGLYIFLNASINGAAHWIGYQRFANSARNMWLLAVITGGEGLHNNHHEFPGSSRFAQRWWEIDLGWYTIALLRSLGLAQPVASVALRSEY; encoded by the coding sequence ATGCTCGATCTCTTGACCTTCTCGATGCACGACTTGGTGCTCGCGTTGATCACCGTCTTCATCACCGTGCAGATCGCCACGCTCTGCACGACGATCTACCTGCACCGGTCCCTGTCGCATCGAGCGGTGACGCTGGCGCCGTCGGTGCGCTTCGTGATGCGCTTGCTGATCTGGCTCACGACCGGCATCGAGCCGCGGCAGTGGGCGGCCGTGCACCGCAAGCACCACAAGTTCGCCGACGCCGAGGGCGACCCGCACTCACCGTACGTGCACGGCTTCTGGCAGATCCAGCTCCTCAACTACGCGTACTACCGCCGCGAGGCCGCGAATCCCGAGACGATCGCGCGCTACACCAAGGACATCACGGACGACCGCTGGGATCGTCTGTTCTCGAACAGCTGGCTCGGCCTCGGTCTGTTCGCGGGGATGCTGATGCTGGCGTTCGGTCCGCTGCTCGGGCTGATCGCCTTCGGCCTGCACGTCGGGCTGTACATCTTCCTGAACGCGTCGATCAACGGCGCCGCGCACTGGATCGGCTACCAGCGCTTCGCGAACAGCGCGCGCAACATGTGGCTGCTCGCGGTGATCACCGGCGGCGAGGGGCTGCACAACAACCACCACGAGTTCCCCGGCAGCTCGCGCTTCGCGCAGCGCTGGTGGGAGATCGACCTCGGCTGGTACACGATCGCGCTGCTGCGCAGCCTCGGTCTCGCGCAGCCGGTCGCGTCGGTCGCGCTGCGCAGCGAGTACTGA
- a CDS encoding 4Fe-4S dicluster domain-containing protein, which yields MATMITDECINCGACEPECPNTAIYQGGVEWVAPDGSKHPALSDQTFYIVPEKCTECVGFYDHEACAAVCPVDCCVPNPNIPETEDVLIARAKALHPDKTFGPDFPSRFKAGGAAAPAPAPAAEAPAAAAASPAPAAAPAAQTAAAAPAAAPAPAAAAAPAATVAVSPEDALAASVPALEEWGVPLVCFRCSGQFEVEFQYIKPGVVLHCPHCGGSFVCNTALYQSLSRRLTKFYSSWTKSFEEFRERRARELENFEASQKAALAKLEEDLKEISAKADLAGAPVRSRGLL from the coding sequence ATGGCCACGATGATCACCGACGAGTGCATCAACTGCGGCGCCTGCGAGCCCGAGTGCCCCAACACGGCGATCTACCAGGGCGGCGTCGAGTGGGTGGCACCCGACGGAAGCAAGCACCCCGCGCTCTCGGACCAGACCTTCTACATCGTCCCCGAGAAGTGCACCGAGTGCGTGGGCTTCTACGATCACGAGGCCTGCGCCGCCGTGTGCCCGGTCGACTGCTGCGTCCCGAACCCGAACATCCCCGAGACCGAGGACGTGCTGATCGCGCGCGCGAAGGCGCTCCACCCCGACAAGACGTTCGGCCCCGACTTCCCGTCGCGCTTCAAGGCCGGCGGGGCTGCCGCGCCCGCTCCGGCGCCGGCGGCGGAAGCCCCGGCCGCGGCTGCCGCGTCACCGGCGCCGGCTGCCGCCCCGGCGGCACAGACTGCGGCTGCGGCGCCTGCCGCTGCTCCCGCGCCGGCCGCCGCTGCTGCACCCGCCGCGACCGTCGCGGTCAGCCCGGAGGACGCGCTCGCGGCGTCCGTCCCGGCGCTCGAGGAGTGGGGCGTCCCGCTGGTCTGCTTCCGCTGCTCGGGGCAGTTCGAGGTGGAGTTTCAGTACATCAAGCCGGGCGTCGTGCTGCACTGCCCGCACTGCGGCGGCTCGTTCGTGTGCAACACGGCGCTCTACCAGTCGCTGTCGCGTCGGCTCACGAAGTTCTACTCGTCGTGGACCAAGAGCTTCGAGGAGTTCCGCGAGCGCCGCGCGCGCGAGCTCGAAAACTTCGAGGCGAGCCAGAAGGCGGCGCTCGCGAAGCTCGAGGAGGATCTCAAGGAGATCTCCGCCAAGGCGGATCTCGCCGGAGCTCCGGTCCGCAGCCGCGGGCTGCTCTGA
- a CDS encoding isocitrate lyase/phosphoenolpyruvate mutase family protein → MKRLLAERACVVACGAHDALSAKLVEQAGFDAVWASGFGLSAVRAVPDASILTMSETLEATRAMVEATSIPVIADCDTGFGNAINVMRTVADFEAAGVAAISIEDNVFPKRCSFYAGVARELVPTEEHARKVAAAKAAQKADDFVVIARTEALIAGWGKEEALTRARAYADAGADAILIHSKHHDLSELAEVAAAWDRDVPLVAVPTTYVGTPLRELERAGFRLVIYANQALRAAVVAMRDALAALKAGETIELEKRIAPLEDIYALVGLGDLKQNESLYLLPGGFDCTAVILAAGEDGALGDLTRDRPKCMLDIKGKTILERQIEALNASGIKDIAVVRGHQKAAIRYPQLRCYDNDAYATTGELASLMVAGDELRGPLVCLYGDVIFDEAIINRMLRARGDIVIGVDRAYYDAVRAGNGRVPKRKHDLVITEEAPVSGYRFVPSTSGPRVLKIGQRLAPEEAHGEFIGLAMFSERGAALVRETYRDLVERHRGPFHEAESLERASLPDLLQELIDRGHEVTCVDVYKGWMEIDSFDDYRRAWAEIRA, encoded by the coding sequence TTGAAGCGTCTGCTCGCCGAGCGCGCCTGCGTGGTGGCCTGCGGCGCGCACGACGCGTTGTCCGCCAAGCTCGTCGAGCAGGCGGGCTTCGACGCCGTCTGGGCGAGCGGCTTCGGTCTCTCCGCCGTGCGCGCCGTGCCCGACGCGAGCATCCTCACCATGAGCGAGACGCTCGAGGCGACGCGCGCGATGGTCGAGGCGACGTCGATCCCGGTGATCGCCGACTGCGACACCGGCTTCGGCAACGCGATCAACGTCATGCGCACGGTCGCCGACTTCGAGGCCGCGGGCGTCGCCGCGATCTCGATCGAGGACAACGTCTTCCCGAAGCGCTGCAGCTTCTACGCCGGCGTCGCGCGCGAGCTCGTCCCGACCGAGGAGCACGCGCGCAAGGTGGCGGCGGCGAAGGCCGCGCAGAAGGCCGACGACTTCGTCGTCATCGCGCGCACCGAGGCGCTGATCGCGGGCTGGGGCAAGGAGGAGGCGCTGACGCGCGCACGCGCGTACGCCGACGCGGGCGCCGACGCGATCCTGATCCACTCGAAGCACCACGACCTGAGCGAGCTCGCGGAGGTGGCCGCCGCGTGGGACCGCGACGTGCCGCTCGTCGCCGTGCCGACGACGTACGTCGGAACGCCGCTGCGCGAGCTCGAGCGCGCGGGCTTCCGGCTGGTGATCTACGCGAACCAGGCGCTGCGCGCGGCCGTCGTCGCGATGCGCGACGCGCTCGCCGCGCTCAAGGCCGGCGAGACGATCGAGCTCGAGAAGCGCATCGCGCCGCTCGAGGACATCTACGCGCTCGTCGGCCTCGGCGACCTCAAGCAGAACGAGTCGCTCTATCTGCTGCCCGGTGGCTTCGACTGCACGGCGGTGATCCTCGCCGCCGGCGAGGACGGCGCGCTCGGCGACCTCACGCGCGACCGTCCGAAATGTATGCTCGACATCAAGGGCAAGACGATCCTCGAGCGGCAGATCGAGGCGCTCAACGCGTCGGGCATCAAGGACATCGCGGTCGTGCGCGGCCACCAGAAGGCGGCGATCCGCTATCCGCAGCTCCGCTGCTACGACAACGACGCCTACGCGACCACCGGTGAGCTCGCGTCGCTGATGGTCGCCGGCGACGAGCTGCGCGGACCGCTCGTCTGCCTGTACGGCGACGTGATCTTCGACGAGGCGATCATCAACCGCATGCTGCGCGCGCGCGGCGACATCGTGATCGGCGTCGATCGCGCGTACTACGACGCGGTGCGGGCGGGGAACGGCAGAGTGCCGAAGCGCAAGCACGACCTGGTGATCACCGAGGAGGCGCCGGTGTCGGGCTACCGCTTCGTGCCGTCGACCTCCGGTCCGCGCGTGCTCAAGATCGGCCAGCGCCTCGCGCCCGAGGAGGCGCACGGCGAGTTCATCGGGCTGGCGATGTTCTCCGAGCGCGGAGCGGCCCTGGTGCGCGAGACCTACCGCGACCTCGTCGAGCGCCACCGTGGTCCGTTCCACGAGGCGGAATCGCTCGAGCGCGCGAGCCTCCCCGATCTCCTCCAGGAGCTCATCGACCGCGGCCACGAGGTGACCTGCGTCGACGTCTACAAGGGCTGGATGGAGATCGACAGCTTCGACGACTACCGCCGCGCCTGGGCCGAGATCCGCGCGTGA
- a CDS encoding thiamine pyrophosphate-binding protein translates to MHGGAGGLSGAQLARELMQQGFDFFTGVPCSLVASLITALEPHGYIAETREDAALGLAAGAALAGRRPVVVMQNSGFGVSLNALGSLQAIYEMPCLLVITWRGYEGKDAPEHLVMGEAMPKILDAMSIPWRAIEATSAADDVAWARARLDGKPGPVALVVKPGVLA, encoded by the coding sequence ATGCACGGCGGGGCGGGAGGGCTGAGCGGCGCGCAGCTCGCGCGCGAGCTCATGCAGCAGGGCTTCGACTTCTTCACCGGCGTGCCGTGCTCGCTGGTCGCGTCGCTGATCACCGCGCTCGAGCCGCACGGCTACATCGCGGAGACGCGCGAGGACGCGGCGCTCGGCCTCGCCGCCGGCGCGGCGCTCGCCGGACGCCGACCCGTGGTCGTGATGCAGAACTCGGGCTTCGGCGTGTCGCTGAACGCGCTCGGCTCGCTGCAGGCGATCTACGAGATGCCCTGCCTGCTGGTGATCACGTGGCGCGGCTACGAAGGCAAGGACGCGCCCGAGCACCTCGTCATGGGCGAGGCGATGCCGAAGATCCTCGACGCGATGTCCATTCCCTGGCGCGCGATCGAGGCGACGAGCGCCGCGGACGACGTCGCGTGGGCGCGCGCTCGCCTCGACGGGAAGCCGGGGCCGGTCGCGCTCGTGGTCAAACCCGGAGTGCTTGCTTGA
- a CDS encoding thiamine pyrophosphate-dependent enzyme, producing MTAATERTRPTTRDAIAAALPELADHVVVCANGYISRWAHALGDRDTHFYMIGSMGLASSIALGVATARPGVPVAVLDGDGNVLMNLGALPMIGVLAPERFRHVVLDNGVYASTGNQPTISSRVALEEIARAAGYEAVARVRDAAAIAPTLREHASISGPTLLLVETLPEEGPPAPRIPFTPPEMTARLRSAIERLASTRTHGGSAR from the coding sequence TTGACGGCCGCGACCGAGAGGACGCGTCCGACGACGCGCGACGCGATCGCCGCCGCGCTGCCCGAGCTCGCGGACCACGTCGTGGTGTGCGCGAACGGCTACATCTCGCGCTGGGCGCACGCGCTCGGCGACCGCGACACGCACTTCTACATGATCGGCTCGATGGGCCTCGCGTCGTCGATCGCGCTCGGCGTCGCGACCGCGCGTCCGGGCGTGCCGGTCGCGGTGCTCGACGGCGACGGCAACGTGCTGATGAACCTCGGCGCGCTGCCGATGATCGGCGTGCTCGCGCCCGAGCGCTTCCGCCACGTCGTGCTCGACAACGGCGTCTACGCGAGCACCGGCAACCAGCCGACGATCTCGTCGCGGGTCGCGCTCGAGGAGATCGCGCGCGCCGCGGGCTACGAGGCGGTGGCACGCGTGCGCGACGCCGCGGCGATCGCGCCGACGCTGCGCGAGCACGCGTCGATCTCCGGGCCGACGCTGCTGCTCGTCGAGACGCTTCCCGAGGAAGGCCCGCCCGCGCCGCGCATCCCGTTCACGCCGCCCGAGATGACGGCCCGTCTGCGGAGCGCGATCGAGCGGCTCGCGTCCACGCGAACCCACGGAGGCTCCGCGCGGTGA
- a CDS encoding alanine--glyoxylate aminotransferase family protein, with translation MILLAPGPVNVSPRVTRALARGDLCHREPEFSDLLDAVRAKLVRSFAPQGGWVAVPLTGSGTLALEAAVTSSVSRGRKMLVVANGVYGERILEMAQTAGIDTVVVRGNWGTPPDLAAIDAALAADDAIEVVALVHHETTTGLLNPVAEVGRIVRRHGKVFLVDAISGLAGDEMQLDAWGVDVCVGVANKCIQGLPGVGFVLARKSEMERMAAIPPRSVYMHLPRHFQAHEKRTVPFTAAVQVMYALDEALDELLEEGVDRRIARYARAAAQLREGFAKLGLRFLLPPELRSNSITTLSLPPGFEYRELHDRLREDGFVIYEGQGQLSREVFRVANMGALTEDDFARFLVSLARALGREEALR, from the coding sequence GTGATCCTGCTCGCGCCGGGACCGGTCAACGTCTCGCCGCGGGTCACGCGCGCGCTCGCCCGCGGCGATCTCTGCCACCGCGAGCCGGAGTTCAGCGACCTGCTCGACGCCGTGCGTGCGAAGCTCGTGCGCTCGTTCGCGCCGCAGGGCGGCTGGGTCGCGGTGCCGCTCACCGGCTCGGGAACGCTCGCGCTCGAGGCCGCCGTGACCAGCAGCGTGTCGCGTGGGCGCAAGATGCTCGTGGTCGCGAACGGCGTCTACGGCGAGCGCATCCTCGAGATGGCGCAGACCGCGGGCATCGACACCGTGGTCGTGCGCGGCAACTGGGGCACGCCGCCCGACCTCGCCGCGATCGACGCGGCGCTCGCCGCCGACGACGCGATCGAGGTCGTCGCGCTCGTGCACCACGAGACCACGACCGGGCTGCTCAATCCGGTCGCGGAGGTCGGCCGCATCGTGCGCCGGCACGGCAAGGTGTTCCTGGTCGACGCGATCAGCGGGCTCGCGGGCGACGAGATGCAGCTCGACGCCTGGGGCGTCGACGTGTGCGTCGGCGTCGCGAACAAGTGCATCCAGGGGCTGCCGGGGGTCGGCTTCGTGCTCGCGCGCAAGAGCGAGATGGAGCGCATGGCCGCGATCCCGCCGCGCTCGGTCTACATGCACCTGCCGCGCCACTTCCAGGCGCACGAGAAGCGCACGGTTCCGTTCACCGCCGCGGTGCAGGTGATGTACGCGCTCGACGAGGCGCTCGACGAGCTGCTCGAGGAAGGCGTCGATCGGCGGATCGCGCGCTACGCGCGCGCCGCGGCGCAGCTCCGCGAGGGCTTCGCGAAGCTCGGCCTGCGCTTCCTGCTGCCGCCCGAGCTGCGCTCGAACTCGATCACGACGCTGTCCTTGCCGCCCGGCTTCGAGTATCGCGAGCTGCACGATCGCCTGCGCGAGGACGGCTTCGTGATCTACGAGGGACAGGGGCAGCTCAGCCGCGAGGTGTTCCGCGTCGCCAACATGGGCGCGCTCACCGAGGACGACTTCGCGCGCTTCCTCGTCTCGCTCGCGCGCGCGCTCGGACGCGAGGAGGCGCTGCGGTGA
- a CDS encoding phosphocholine cytidylyltransferase family protein, with product MSATAIILAAGVGRRFGEASLDQPKALLEVAGESLIERLIAQLQRCGVTRVVVVVGYRAELMEQRLGKLPGVTLLRNSDYERGAILSLWTARDHLAGEVLVMDADVWLPDAMMERLVRSPHPSCFLLDGRSQATGEEQMLMVRGGRVIDISRRPRGEYDLLGESVGFLKLDASASAVLRELLEQRVARGDKDLEHEEVYPELLRRVEVGFERVDDLDWTEIDFPEDLERARTIARGSSV from the coding sequence GTGAGCGCAACGGCGATCATTCTCGCGGCGGGCGTCGGGCGTCGCTTCGGCGAGGCCTCGCTCGATCAGCCGAAGGCGCTGCTCGAGGTCGCGGGCGAGAGCCTGATCGAGCGGCTGATCGCGCAGCTCCAGCGCTGCGGCGTGACGCGCGTCGTGGTGGTCGTCGGCTACAGGGCGGAGCTGATGGAGCAGCGCCTCGGCAAGCTTCCGGGCGTGACGCTGCTGCGCAACTCGGACTACGAGCGCGGCGCGATCCTGTCGCTGTGGACCGCCCGCGACCACCTCGCGGGCGAGGTGCTGGTGATGGACGCCGACGTCTGGCTGCCCGACGCCATGATGGAGCGTCTCGTGCGCTCGCCGCACCCGAGCTGCTTTCTGCTTGACGGACGCTCGCAGGCGACCGGCGAGGAGCAGATGCTGATGGTGCGCGGCGGTCGGGTGATCGACATCTCGCGCCGGCCGCGCGGCGAGTACGACCTGCTCGGCGAGTCGGTCGGCTTCCTCAAGCTCGACGCGAGCGCGTCCGCCGTGCTGCGCGAGCTTCTCGAGCAGCGCGTGGCGCGTGGCGACAAGGACCTCGAGCACGAGGAGGTCTATCCCGAGCTGCTGCGCCGGGTCGAGGTCGGGTTCGAGCGCGTCGACGACCTCGACTGGACCGAGATCGACTTTCCCGAGGATCTCGAACGCGCCCGGACGATCGCGCGCGGATCGTCGGTCTGA
- the hpnK gene encoding hopanoid biosynthesis-associated protein HpnK, with translation MVTGDDFGLAPEVNHAIVRAHREGILTATSLMVTAPAADEAVALARETPTLDVGLHLVLVQGRPASPDARATGLATASGAFRESAIPAAIRYFFSPRLRRAVQREVRAQLERFRATGLPLAHLDGHLNVHLHPLVQDVLAPLVPEFGIPAMRLTREAVLPNLRYDRRHVARKTFEGLVLRLLSAMAERRFRAHGVVFADRTLGLHQTGACDEPYVLHLLDTLPPGTSELYCHPALGQTPEMRRLMPGYRPSDELAALTSPRVRERLEARGVVLARWSDLRA, from the coding sequence ATCGTCACCGGCGACGACTTCGGGCTCGCGCCCGAGGTGAACCACGCCATCGTGCGCGCGCACCGCGAAGGCATCCTGACCGCGACGAGCCTCATGGTGACGGCGCCCGCGGCCGACGAAGCGGTCGCGCTCGCGCGCGAGACGCCGACGCTCGACGTCGGCCTGCACCTGGTCCTCGTGCAGGGACGCCCGGCGAGCCCCGACGCGCGCGCGACCGGCCTCGCGACCGCATCCGGCGCGTTCCGCGAGAGCGCGATCCCGGCCGCGATCCGCTACTTCTTCTCGCCGCGCCTGCGGCGCGCCGTGCAGCGCGAGGTGCGCGCGCAGCTCGAGCGCTTCCGCGCGACAGGGTTGCCGCTCGCGCATCTCGACGGTCACCTGAACGTCCACCTGCACCCGCTCGTGCAGGACGTCCTCGCGCCGCTCGTCCCCGAGTTCGGCATTCCGGCGATGCGTCTCACGCGCGAGGCCGTGCTGCCGAACCTGCGCTACGACCGACGCCACGTGGCGCGGAAGACCTTCGAGGGTCTCGTGCTGCGGCTCCTGTCGGCGATGGCGGAGCGTCGCTTCCGCGCGCACGGCGTCGTGTTCGCCGACCGCACGCTGGGTCTGCACCAGACCGGCGCCTGCGACGAGCCCTACGTCCTGCACCTGCTCGACACGCTGCCGCCCGGCACGAGCGAGCTCTACTGCCATCCCGCACTCGGGCAGACGCCGGAGATGCGTCGTCTCATGCCGGGCTACCGTCCGAGCGACGAGCTCGCGGCGCTGACCTCGCCGCGCGTGCGCGAGCGGCTCGAGGCGCGCGGCGTCGTGCTCGCGCGCTGGAGCGACCTGCGCGCTTGA
- a CDS encoding CoA transferase, translated as MPLSHLTVVDLATLAAAPQIAAFFGDFGARVIKVEHPRGDSLRRLIDRSGAPLTWKIVNRNKQHVTLDASKPAGRALLDRLLARADLLVTNLGGERLERFELEPERLATTHPRLVAVHLTAYGVEGPWAGRPGSGTLAEAMSGLAALTGAADGPPTLSPVGLGDYMGVLQGIVAALLGLYARDARRDPATPARGDVFDVAMYEPLLGLLSLRLAATSRDGIEPGRHGNRFPTMAPRNVYPTADGGWVAITAGTDELAHRALAVIGRPELRDDPRFRDNLSRVRHADELDALLGAWIAQRPTAEVVAAFNDAGVSLAAVDGLNDVLRNPHFHARESLLEVADDELGRVTTAAPQPRGARTRARIENLGGALGADNDAVYRDWLGCTEDELAALRADGVI; from the coding sequence GTGCCGCTCTCGCACCTGACCGTCGTCGACCTCGCGACGCTCGCCGCCGCACCGCAGATCGCGGCCTTCTTCGGCGACTTCGGCGCGCGCGTCATCAAGGTCGAGCACCCGCGCGGCGACTCGCTGCGCCGTCTGATCGATCGAAGCGGAGCGCCGCTCACCTGGAAGATCGTCAATCGAAACAAGCAGCACGTGACGCTCGATGCGTCGAAGCCGGCGGGACGCGCGCTGCTCGATCGCCTGCTCGCGCGCGCCGATCTGCTGGTGACGAACCTCGGCGGCGAACGCCTCGAGCGCTTCGAGCTCGAGCCCGAGCGGCTCGCGACGACGCATCCGCGGCTCGTCGCCGTGCACCTGACGGCGTACGGCGTGGAGGGGCCGTGGGCCGGGCGTCCGGGCTCGGGGACGCTCGCCGAGGCGATGAGCGGGCTTGCGGCGCTGACCGGCGCCGCGGACGGACCGCCGACGCTGTCGCCGGTCGGGCTCGGCGACTACATGGGCGTCCTGCAGGGGATCGTCGCGGCGCTGCTCGGGCTCTACGCCCGCGACGCGCGCCGTGATCCGGCGACGCCCGCGCGCGGCGACGTCTTCGACGTCGCGATGTACGAGCCGCTGCTCGGGCTCCTATCCCTGCGTCTCGCGGCGACCTCGCGCGACGGCATCGAGCCCGGACGGCACGGCAACCGCTTTCCGACCATGGCGCCGCGCAACGTGTACCCCACCGCCGACGGCGGCTGGGTCGCGATCACGGCCGGCACCGACGAGCTCGCGCACCGTGCGCTCGCGGTGATCGGCCGCCCCGAGCTGCGCGACGATCCGCGCTTCCGCGACAACCTGTCGCGGGTGCGCCACGCCGACGAGCTCGATGCGCTGCTCGGTGCGTGGATCGCGCAGCGCCCGACCGCGGAGGTCGTCGCCGCGTTCAACGACGCCGGCGTCTCGCTCGCCGCGGTCGACGGCTTGAACGACGTCCTGCGCAATCCGCACTTCCACGCGCGCGAGAGCCTGCTCGAGGTCGCGGACGACGAGCTCGGCCGCGTCACCACCGCGGCGCCGCAGCCCCGCGGCGCCCGCACGCGTGCGCGCATCGAGAACCTCGGCGGCGCGCTCGGCGCGGACAACGACGCCGTCTACCGCGACTGGCTCGGCTGCACCGAGGACGAACTCGCGGCGCTGCGCGCGGACGGCGTGATCTGA
- a CDS encoding MBL fold metallo-hydrolase, with translation MSDTPSRVVKDNMIGLRMPDVDVWSDRVVTVLGQNPGPFTGPGTNTYLVGTSRRPLLLDTGQGLPQYLPLLERALSEHRGGKEIERILLTHAHVDHLGGVEHVRARFGALPVLKRPWPGNDGQLEASVVAIDDGAVIETEGATLRAIHTPGHAEDHLCYWLEEERALFTGDVVLGAGTTVIPEHGGDLADYMASLRRLLALEPAVIYPAHGPAIRDAAKKIREYIAHRELREAQIVDLLARGVSEVGELVSRMYADVPQFLHAAAGTSVRSHLRKLEREGRARRDGERWTLVTA, from the coding sequence ATGAGCGACACGCCGTCCCGCGTCGTCAAGGACAACATGATCGGGCTGCGCATGCCCGACGTCGACGTGTGGAGCGACCGCGTCGTCACCGTGCTCGGCCAGAACCCCGGACCGTTCACCGGGCCGGGCACCAACACGTACCTGGTCGGCACCTCCCGCCGTCCGCTGCTGCTCGACACCGGACAGGGCTTGCCGCAGTACCTGCCGCTCCTCGAGCGCGCGCTCTCCGAGCACCGCGGCGGCAAGGAGATCGAGCGCATCCTGCTGACCCACGCGCACGTCGATCACCTGGGCGGCGTCGAGCACGTGCGCGCCCGCTTCGGCGCGCTGCCGGTGCTGAAGCGTCCGTGGCCGGGGAACGACGGTCAGCTCGAGGCGTCGGTGGTCGCGATCGACGACGGCGCGGTGATCGAGACCGAGGGCGCGACGCTGCGCGCGATCCACACGCCGGGCCACGCCGAGGACCACCTCTGCTACTGGCTCGAGGAGGAGCGCGCGCTGTTCACCGGCGACGTCGTGCTCGGCGCCGGCACGACCGTGATCCCGGAGCACGGCGGCGACCTCGCCGACTACATGGCCTCGCTGCGCCGCCTGCTCGCGCTCGAGCCGGCGGTGATCTACCCGGCGCACGGTCCGGCAATTCGTGACGCCGCGAAGAAGATCCGCGAGTACATCGCGCACCGCGAGCTGCGCGAGGCGCAGATCGTCGATTTGCTCGCGCGGGGCGTCTCCGAGGTCGGGGAGCTGGTGAGCCGCATGTACGCCGACGTGCCGCAGTTCCTGCACGCGGCGGCCGGCACGTCGGTGCGCTCGCACCTGCGCAAGCTCGAGCGCGAGGGTCGCGCGCGGCGCGACGGCGAGCGCTGGACGCTGGTCACGGCGTAG